The sequence CGGTTCCAACCGGATTTAATTGGTTCCGGTATCAAAGACAAATACATCATTGAAAAATTCGGTATCCCCTCCAAACAATTACACAACTACGACTACGGTGGTCCTTATGCTGGCTTTTGGGGGGCTGTAAACTTTGCCAAAGATGTTGACAGCCGGGTCAACAGCCCCACTTGGCAGTACGTCAAAGCCCCGTGGCAGCAAGCTTCGTAAGTCTTTATCCTGGTTTTGCGATTGGCTATGTTTTCCCCTTCCCTCCCCATAGCCAGTCGCACCCCAGCCATGCCCCGCTCATTTTTAGGAGAACATTGCACTATGTTAGAAGCTACCCCCACAGAAGTTCAAGAACGGGAAGCGCTACGCATCAATCCCGCCAAAACTTGCCAACCCATCGGTGCCATGTATGCGGCTTTGGGATTGCACAACTGCTTGCCTCACTCCCACGGTTCCCAAGGCTGCTGTTCTTACCATCGGTCTCACCTTACCCGCCACTACAAAGAACCAATTATGGCGGCAACCAGTTCCTTTACTGAGGGAACAGCGGTTTTCGGCGGTGGTGCGAACTTGCGGCAAGCCTTGACCACCATCTTCAAACTCTACAATCCCGATGTGGTGGCCATCAATACCACTTGCCTGTCGGAAACCATTGGCGATGACTTGCCCAGCTTGATTCGGGCAGCGCAAGACGATGGTATTATTCCAGAAGACAAATTGGTGATTCATGCCAATACCCCTAGCTATGTGGGTACGCATGTCACGGGTTGGTCGAATATGGCAAAGGCGATTGTGGATTATCTGGTGCAGAAATCCGATACGCCCCAGCAACAAATTAATTTAATTCCCGGTTATGTGGAACCAGCGGATACCCGCCACCTGAAACGCTTTCTCAAAGAATTTGGGGTAGAGTCGGTGGTCTTTCCCGATACCTCCGATGTGGTAGATACGCCGCAAACGGGCGATTTCCGCATGTATCCCAAAGGCGGTACCCCCGTTGAGGATTTAAAAACCGCTGGCGACAGTCTGGCAACGGTGGCGTTAGGACCTATGGCCAGCGAAGCGGCGGCAAAATCTTTGCAGAATAAGTGCGATGTCCCCTATCGGGCGCTGGATTTGCCTATTGGTGTGGCAGCATGCGATCGCTTCGTACAAACGCTTATGGAACTTACCGGAACTCAACCTCCCGAAAGTTTGGTTGACGACCGGGGTCGGCTGGTGGATATCATGACCGACATGCAGCAATACTTGTACGGATTGCGCGTCGCTGTTTCCGGTGACCCCGACCAAGTGGTTCCTCTAACCGAGTTCTTAGTTAGCTGCGGTGCCCGTCCGGTTTACGTTATTACCGGTACCCCCTCCAAATATTTCCGCAAACGCTGCGAAGAAATCCTCAGCAACACGGTTCCAGAAGCCATTTATAAAGACGACACCGACCTATTCTACTTGCACCAACTGATTAAAAATAATCCCGTTGATTTATTGGTGACCAACGTCTACGGCAAATACATTGCCCGCGCCGAAGACATTCCTTTGGTACGGTTCGGATGGCCCATCTTAGACCGCGTCGGTCACAGCTATTTCCCCACCGTGGGATACCGGGGCAGCATGCACTTACTGTGTACAATTTTGAATACGCTGCTAGAACGCAAAGACCGCGACGACCCCGACGAAGTCTTTGAATTGGTGATGTAATTTCCCACTTGCCCCACCTTCATTCTTGTCCAAGCGTTGTAGAAGGTTTGCAACCAGGCATTCTACAACGCCCTTCAATTAGGAGAAACAGTCATGAAAACGCCAAAACACCATATTTTTGTTTGCGGTGGATTTCGCTTAAAAGGAGATGCCCAGGGTGTCTGTGGCAAAAAAGGGTCCGTCTCCCTACTGCAATATTTAGAAACTGAGTTGTGCGATCGCGATTTGGAAGATGTCGTCGTCTCCAGTACCGGTTGTCTCAAACAGTGCGACAAAGGACCCATCCTCATGGTCTATCCCGAAGGATACTGGTACGGCAGCGTTGACGAAGACACCGTAGACGAAATTCTCGATGCCTTAGAATCAGGGGAAGCCGCCAGCGAGTACTTACTCACCAGCAATCCCTAAATTTGTTTCGTTTCCTGTTCCCTATTCCCTTCTTTTTCCCATGACTCAAAGTCCTATTTTCCAAGAACGCGCCAATCAAATCCATCGCAAAGGCGACAATCAACCCTTCGAACTCGCTTGCAACAAAGAAAGCCTCGCCGGTGCCGTCAGCCAACGCGCCTGCGTCTTCTGCGGTTCCCGCGTAGTTCTCTATCCCATCGCCGACGCCTTGCATCTGGTTCACGGACCCGTCGGCTGTGCCGTGTACACCTGGGACATTCGCGGTGCCCTTTCTTCCGGACCCGAACTGCATCGCCTGAGCTTTTCCACCGACTTACAAGAGCGAGACGTTATCTTCGGCGGCGAAGAAAAACTAACCCGCGCCCTGCGGGAACTCATCGACCGCCACCAACCCAACGCCGCTTTTGTGTACTCCACCTGCATCGTCGGTATCATTGGCGACAATTTGGAAACCATTTGCCGTCGAATGAGCGAAGAAAAAGGCATTCCCGTCATCCCCGTTCAATCGGAAGGGTTCAAAGGCAACAAACGCGCTGGCTACAACGCCGCCTGTCGCGCCATGTTCCGCCTGGTGGGAACCGGAGACACCAGCGATATTTCTCCTCACAGCATCAATATTTTGGGTGATTTTAACCTAGCTGGAGAAATTTGGATTATTCGCAAATACTTCGAA comes from Geitlerinema sp. PCC 9228 and encodes:
- the nifK gene encoding nitrogenase molybdenum-iron protein subunit beta; translation: MLEATPTEVQEREALRINPAKTCQPIGAMYAALGLHNCLPHSHGSQGCCSYHRSHLTRHYKEPIMAATSSFTEGTAVFGGGANLRQALTTIFKLYNPDVVAINTTCLSETIGDDLPSLIRAAQDDGIIPEDKLVIHANTPSYVGTHVTGWSNMAKAIVDYLVQKSDTPQQQINLIPGYVEPADTRHLKRFLKEFGVESVVFPDTSDVVDTPQTGDFRMYPKGGTPVEDLKTAGDSLATVALGPMASEAAAKSLQNKCDVPYRALDLPIGVAACDRFVQTLMELTGTQPPESLVDDRGRLVDIMTDMQQYLYGLRVAVSGDPDQVVPLTEFLVSCGARPVYVITGTPSKYFRKRCEEILSNTVPEAIYKDDTDLFYLHQLIKNNPVDLLVTNVYGKYIARAEDIPLVRFGWPILDRVGHSYFPTVGYRGSMHLLCTILNTLLERKDRDDPDEVFELVM
- a CDS encoding (2Fe-2S) ferredoxin domain-containing protein; its protein translation is MKTPKHHIFVCGGFRLKGDAQGVCGKKGSVSLLQYLETELCDRDLEDVVVSSTGCLKQCDKGPILMVYPEGYWYGSVDEDTVDEILDALESGEAASEYLLTSNP